The DNA window CCTTGTGTTTCTTTCCTTTTTGTTCATAACCAGTTAGTTCATTTTGCAACACATCCACCCTTTTTGTCAACTGCTGATTACGAAATGTCAAACTGTCTATTTCTTGTTCATATTTCCTAATGGATTGGTCTCTTTCTTTCATCACCTCCTgatttgtgaaataaataaattaaagaaTCGTGTACACTATTAGAATGAATCATAAAGAACACTGCTTGTACACACCTAATCATGTGTGCGATCATTGAATCTCAACATTAAGCTCCTGAAAAAACAATGACGTATAAAAATTCACCACAGAAATACGGTTTTTATAAGATATAACgatattgtaaatacattacCAACAATGACAAAGAcatggtattttgtacatttgtacttgtagGTAAGTTTACAGTTCTTTGTAAGCTAATGATTTCTGgcaataaaagttattataaaTTACTATTCActcacacatccatccatcaatccatccatgcaattccattcattcattcattcattcattcattcattcattcattcattcattcattcattcattcatattcattcattcatatattcattcattcattcatccattcattcttttttcattcattcatttgtgtgTTCACTTGTTTGTCCCTTTCAACTCACTCAccctctcactcactcactcactcactcactcactcactcactcactcactcactcactcactcactcactcactcactcactcactcactcactcactcactcactcactcactcactaattCCTTCCTTCAGCTATGAGAGGATAATAATATATAAGGTAAAATCACCAGGCGAAATCAACTTGTAATGATTCTGATTTCATGTTAACTGCCAGAGTATAGTCTAAGTACAAGAGTTTTCTTACTAACCTTCATCTCAGACTGTTTACCCTGTTCATCAATCACAGCTTTCTTCAAGACTGAATGCTGAGCTTTCAGCTGTAATCCCAAAACATATGATAAATTAGTATCAGGTGACTCCACTCTGGGGTCATGTGACCTGATGGCTTAACATCattacactgatgacatgaGTGATTTGATTCGGATGTGGAAAGCTACATAGTCCCCTCAAACTAGATTCCAAAAAGGTGCTTTTCATCTTCTAACTATATCTAATGGAGTCCAGTATCAATCTCCATGGACCGGATATGTGTATTGCAGACTGAGGTTGTACAGTGTTAGGGCCCAACCTTAGGAGAGCTCATAAGTCATACTATCACTACCGAGGTTcataaaacccatatctgggccATAAAGGTTGTATTATGCACCCTACAGCATTAGAATACAttagaaaatattattttgctTATTTTTCGAGAAAATACTGGTTCAAAAATTCACACAACTAAACTGTTCGCTTGAGCCGCAAAACACATGATATGACAGCTGCTTAAACATGTACAAGGTTGTGTGCATGTGCAATATTGAGCTAATCTGTTTGCATGACTTAATGTTGTCCGTTTTGCAACTCGAGTGAAAGTAACACAAGGATTGACAGAATAGACAAGACGTAGGTTGAATTTAGTGATTTAAAAGTTcttttctatattttatatagtcattaggggagaaccatttgatttcaggGGGTTGGGGTGTTGGAGGATTTTTGGGGGAAAAATTGTgagaaaaatataatttgatctTGCCTTGAGAAAAAAATTTGTTGCAACTTGCGACATGCTGAAATCAGCAAAAGTTGGGAATCCGATTCTCTCATTCTCTCTGGAGGCGTGCCACCTAAGGCGGtgctaatattttcaatatttctgaGCAAGCCCTATGTTTTTTTCCAGCACTTATGGaataaggctgctttcacaaaaacttgttgaaCCACACGTTACAAAATTGTaaccaagaatttttttttgcaaatctgcatatggaaaaaaataacttgATGCAGGACTgtcaatagaaaaaaaattgctgtcacagtgatgtgaaaaaaaatttgctgccatacccacttcctctatcgcccccccccccccgaaatcaaatggttctccccttagcAAGGGTATGGGTGGTTTTTGTTCCCAAAAACCGTGAGAATGAAATCTGTTCAAAGTCTCACTGTTTGAGATGGTGAAGAACCATAATGGAGGGGTGAAGATGTGCTGCctttaaagtttaatatatCAATAATCCATGCTACAAATTATTATTGTCACACCATATCGACATACAGTATTACCATTCTGTAAGTGTGTAAGCCTTCATACACAATTTAGATTTTTCCTATTTGTATGATGTGTTTGTCATTACAGGTATTTGTGCACACCTAATGTACAAAAGGggtgttttgttatttttcctATAGTGTCAATCACTCAGcactgtaaatgtacatgtacatgtagtactattAAAATGATGTTAAACCTGGCAATGGCAATGGACTCCCACCGGCACCCTCTAGAGCCAAATCCAGTCCCCGTCAAAACAAATGTCTGGCCAGAGGAAAGCAcgaaatgtaaatatttgatgattaAATCCTAAGAGCCGTGTAGTCATCTGATACTTGTACATAATTTTTCAGTTACAAAAGAATAAAATTTGGCTACTGCTGTACATCTTTAAAGTTTCCCATTCATTGTCATCAAACGGGAGGCGGAGTCTCCTCAACCTGTACTGTACTTCCGTACTTTACCTTGGTGTTTGACGAGTAATTCTTACCTTAGCATACTCTTGGGCAAGCTTTTGATATTTCGCTTGAATGTCAGCCATCTTCGATTTAATCTTCCAAATGGAAATACAATTTCAGAGGCTAATTTCCTCTTACAACCAGTTTCGAGTACTTTTCCTGCCGTATCACAGCCGACAgcaggcagccattttggataaATTAAAGCATGCTGGGAGTTCACGATCAGCTGTTAGCAAAGCTACCGCTGCTGCATTGCTCGACACTAGTACCAAGTCAGTGGTCCTCACTGATCTTAGGACTtttgtgacatacatacatcaatttttttcagaGCTGCTAGTGTTGAAATCATCTTGCAAGGCTACAATTTACTTTTGATATGGCACTGCGTCTTTCGGCACATCGGACGATCAACTTTTTAACACGTGGGTTGGAAAATGGGAACTCCAACAACATGATTTGTACTGTTCGAACACTGGCATATTTTTCGAGCCATGGATGTAGAAGCATAGGACCAAGAATCGGTTACTTCAGGAGAAAGTTGAATTCATTATGTACTGTGTCAACAAAATACGGAAACTATGGTAATGCCAGTGCTGGAAAAAAGAGATTCTACTACGGTGAAATACATAAAGAGCGCCCTCCGGACACAAAAGTGGTAAAAGACGTACTTTTGTACGAAAATAAGAATTTCACGTTTCATCGAGTGATGGGCATGTTTGCCATTGCACAGTTCACTTTTTGGATATATTTAAGCAATTTTGCATACAGCGAAATGAGAGTAGTACAGAGAGCTGAACAGTCAGTGTATGGAGATAAAGGAGTTCCAGaagataaaaagaaaaaattttCTCTGGCTGGACTGAACTTTCATCTAGGGTCTTCAGCCTGGCGTTATGGGTTGGTCACCATGAGTGTAGTTATGGGTTAGTATGTGATAGTAGtattgatggtggtggtggtgatcaTAGTATTTGTCCAATAAATTTGGGAGATTGTTTAAGTTTTCAATGTTATATTTCAAGTGAGTAACATTGTAAGGAAATTTTAAACATATGATGGACCACACAAAACAATTACCATTCTAATGTCCACAGTCTTTCATTTTTCCCTTATTAAATGTGTTTGTGACTGGAAAGGAAGGGAGAACATATTATATTCTATGGCACCACTACCAGTACCACTACCAGTGTGTAAGCCGTAACAACAGTTATATCTGAAATGTTTCCGCTTTGCAATTTCTTTTTGCTCAAAAAATGACATTGCTCTTGATACTAGTACTACATTCCTGAAATACTATTAGAGTAAAACTTCATTGCCTGTTTGAAATAAAGGTAGGCTTTATCATGCAGTGCATCCTGACGTATAAAGAACTATGAAAAAGGCAGAAATAAAGTGCGTTGTTActgtaaccatagacagtggagggtctcccctccactgtctatgctgtAACACTGCAGGTGACTGAAATTTAACCAGAGTAAATATATAGACATTAGTCTAAGGAAGGTCTGACTTTAGTATGGTGGCAGCAGATATTATGAGTATGACTCAGTTCTCATTCAGAGATCCAATGGCTTTCAAACATGCAATTGAACATGGATGCCAAAACTTTTGGAGTCAGCATCAATATTCTCCCTATAAAATATGTAACACTGTCAATACATAGCTTACTCCTCACCCAACCTCTAAATAGCAACCTATCAAATGATCTCCAATAATTTTATTGAACTGCACAGCTCAATAAAGACTATTTTTATctttaaatatttgataaactttTCTGGTGACTCCCTTGAGGCAATGTAGCCCACAGCAAATTTGTGATGAAATTTAACCATAAAATGACTTGTCAGAACCcaaagtgtctttattttccAGAGTGACACCCCCTGTTTAACATGACCATCTCCTTTTCATGTTGCTTGaatgaattgcaaaaaaaatatgttatcatgagagaatgaatgtttatgtactctgggttcatacttaattatgaaaattctattcacaaagtaaaaaaattccaaaattttCGCTAACGTCACATCGGCACTGTCAgggtatactagtattacaataTAACATCATGACATCAAATAGAGTCTGAACTCATGGGGGCGCTATTCCTTGGCTGACCCTAGGCTTGTCAACTTATAAAGAAGACATTGAATGTAGTCTGCCTGTTTTAAAGAAAAAGACTTAATGCATTCATTTTTGTTATTCTTTGTAGGTTCTCTTATTATGTCTGCAGTATGGATGTACTCCAGGAGAAATGTTCACCAATTGGTTTTGAGGAGAGGTGGCCAAAAGTGTACAGTCGTACCGTTTGGATTTTTTGGACGAACCTATCAATTCACAGTGCCATTGACCAAAATGACATGTCTTCATGGCAGAGACAGTGTCAAGTCAAATCTACccatcaaggtcaaaggtcgcaTGTTCTTTTTCTTGCTCGATAAACAAGGCAAATTCTACAATGCCAGGCTGTTTGATTTCACAGCCGGTATGAGAAGAATAATTGAGAAGTAAGATAGATCTAAGATACAAAACTGGAATAGTGCTCACTGTACTGACTAGACTGTGCTCAGATTGACCGACAAAACACATACAAGCCTCAAATGTAAATTTCTACTTACagaatcaaattttttttttgaaacattAATGGACAAGCTATCTCACATATTTTTTATCTTCCCAATCATTTCATCACTGGAagtttagtgtgtgtgtgtgtgtttttttttagtttaacaTATTCATTAAAGGAAATTCAAGATTAAGGTTTTTGTAAACTCTTTTGCACATGTATAATCACAGGGGACAAGAGGCATATATGCaaagatatgcaaattttttgACTACTTTTATGTCCAttaaagataataataatgttgaatAGAATGTTATTTTCCATAAGAAGGATTATGTTATAATGCTtctgtgtatgtgttgtatgtttatttgtgcTTCAAGTGTTGATATAGCTTTTCAGCAAAAACTTCCCCCGGAACTAACTTTGACACCACCTTGAGGCCTTTTTCGCAAGTTATTGCCTCATTCCCAGATGAAGATGGCTGTAAGTCATTGAAATATTAGAACACTGTGATATTTTGTTGCACTGTTTATTGATGAAATTGAGTTTTGTGGAGAATTCTAAAcagtgaatgaaaatatttgaacacaCACGATATAGCTTTTAATTTgaataagtcatttgcataatcaagcAATATTTTAGAgatgcaatcttcaaattttgTACAGGTTTGTTCACACATTGACAATAGCATGATGTAGCTTTTATTTATAATGAATCGTTCGaataatttgtgattttttgggtaattaagcagtatcttAATTTTTGATGCATGCTTAAAATATGACTTGGTGCATGCATTGAAAATGCATGTGTCCTATATCttaatgcatgcttcaaattgaaatttcacataatttggtgTATAGAAGTTGGAATTTCCAAAAACAACATTTGGTATTTTTTAAAGAGGAACAATGGCATGGCTGATTCTTCCTAGCTACTTTAGTTGATGTCCAGTGAGTCACGAACGGTCACTTTCACTACTCTACACTGTGcaatcaaattattcaaattagccaTTAACAGACCTGCTATACACtggggtagggaattctgggtaaAGAAACAATGGAGGTGCCCTGTGCCCAAGTGTTTACATTTGTCTGTTTATTGTTTCCACTTGTGTGGTATGGCAGTGAGGATTCCGTGTATGACACTTAACTGTGACAGTAAGGTAGAAATGATAGATCCAGACATTAAACCTCTTGGTGTAGCATGAATAATACGATGGGTAAAAGCAATGTCTTCTAGGGTACCTGTACTTAAGTCTGTGTTTCTCATTGATGGGTATTAGTATGCACCTTCTCCAATGTAAAGTAGCTGTATATCAAGTGGTGACCCAAATAGTATGCATGGAGTAAGACTCGTGTCAGTTCAGCTAAATACCAAAGAGGCATACacacaaattatcaaatattggcAAAATTGTGGTAAGTTGTCAAATTTtaatagtatgtaaatttcaactGAAACTTGTCAGATATCTGTATGAGGTTTTTtgatttgtcaaaaaaaaattattcttttATATAAAAGACAGCACTATCAAATTTTGTGTATGGTAAAAACATTATAAATATGCCCAGATTTTGCAAAATTTGTGAACCATTAGTCTTTGAAATGCACAGAAACATCACATTACATCTTCTTACAAGACATTATGCACACACCAGTTTATGAAGATTATATTTAAGTAGCTTTTGTAAAAACATATTTGTGATAATGAATAATGCATACACCCGCTGCAACAATTCTTCCATACGACTTTGAAGTTCGCCCTCTTGTGACAAATATACTGATAcctttgtttaaaatattaattcacCTCCTAAAGATTGTTGAGGGCGGGCTTTACACAGGAACATATCATGCCTATTAATTCCCACACAATTTCCGAATCGTGAGGACTCAGAATAAAGGTTATTCTCGAAACATTAtctattttttcacttttttttaaaactgagcACAGttcatctcaccaaatttcttACAGACAAGAGATATATCAGTATGAGAACACAATATTTACAATCATTGATACCAAGGTCAATCAGTCATTATGCAGACTTTCATCATTACTCTCATTGCATTGTTATTTGAATgatttattatataattataaagaaCATCTTATGTTTCAGTCCATTTcctcataaaaaaaattgaaattcaaaacacTAATGACAAGATGCCAATTAAAGTATAAAATGATTCCATTTTGCTGCATTCTctcaaaatatattaataaattgcTGAGTTTCAATCAAGATATGTGgacattgtaatttttttttaaaattaaggCACTAACTACCATCTTCTCCCCCCCTCATTATATCAGTGAAAATTGAGTCTttagtagccccccccccccctctcatgGACACAGTGCTGGGATGTCTATAGGTTTGACTTATGTCCCCCAACATGCATACATGGAAAGCTCTAGTCTTGACATCCAAGTCTGAGGTAAGCGTTTTTCTTTTGAGTCCATGATCTTTTACCTTGACCtctatcttcaaggtcaaatagtaaCTTTTATTCAATGTTTGCTCTATTATGTGCgaggtgttttttttcttgtaatatgcacattttatgtTACCTTTCTAGtcgattgtttgtttgtttgcttgtgcAGTTTACATGACGGGTTACTGAGAGAACAGTGCTGGGCATTGAATTGTCTGTATAAGcaagatgaataaataaataaatattaaataaaacaatatacgTTATGGGCTCTGTTTATTGGATCACAGATATAAGTTTTCTTTTCAGAAAtaactgacctttgacctggacACTTTTTTAgtgtaaaattgtaattttcaaaataaggTGGTTTTTTTACAATGACACTATTTGAGTGTTAACACCCATGTTATGAGTAAAACACTACTCTGATATTTGTTAATCATTACAATTTTTATCACTCTCCTTATACCCAAGATGAAAGTCTATAATAggataattatgcaaatcatggaatttgatataaaaaataaataaatcatccTTCAATGATAACTTGTATGGGCCCTCAATaagcaattttttttgtctGAATACAATCATATCAGATAAACCCTCAAAGTCAATGGTGCGGAGTAGTTGGCCAACTGTAGTAGATAGAGGCAAGCCAACTAGATAAGAGGTTGGCCAGCTGGAAGGGGGAGCAAACATAGGGGAAGTGGGTCTACTGTAGGGAGGTAGGCCATCCACAGGATAGGCAGGACAAACATAGGGGAGCTAGGTAAACTGTAGGGAAGGTAGGCAAACCATACGGGAGGTAGGCCAACCATAGGAGAGGTAGGCCAACCATAGGAGAGGTAGGCCAACCATAGGGGAGGTAGGCCAACCATAGGGGATATAGGCAAACCATAGGGGAGGTAGGCCAACCATATGTGAGGTAGGCCAACCATAGGGGAGGTAGGCTAACCATAGGGGATGTAGGCAAACCATAGGGGAGGTAGGCCAACCATAGGGGATGTAGGCAAACCATAGGGGAGGTAGGCCAACCATAGGGGAGGTGGGCAAACCATAGGGGAGGTAGGCCAACCATAGGGGAGGATAGCCTACTCTGGGGATTTATACTGTCAAGATGTtagtttgtaatatacatggtcaggaataaacaaaaaatattgcgCACACCAGATTACCAAGTTTAGAGTTTTTATTTCCTcttttagtatatacatgtgatATCAGTTTTTGGACATTAAGATGGTGACAGCAAAAAATGCAACATAAATCTACTCTCTTCATTACAATAAAAATTGGCTCTGTTTATGTCTGGCAGTTACTCTCtgtgtaaaaaaacaaacagacaaatacTATCAGAATGTAGGACCAGTTTCTGCCACCATCTTCTGAAGAGTCTGACAATACATCCATCTTGTCAACAAAAACTTCACACCATAGTATGAGTTATTTTATGAGTAATAATAGCAATTATGGCAGTATACGGTAGTAgaaattttatgatttgacaATACGTTGAACAATTTGTACAGCAGCTGAA is part of the Glandiceps talaboti chromosome 2, keGlaTala1.1, whole genome shotgun sequence genome and encodes:
- the LOC144453567 gene encoding transmembrane protein 223-like, with product MALRLSAHRTINFLTRGLENGNSNNMICTVRTLAYFSSHGCRSIGPRIGYFRRKLNSLCTVSTKYGNYGNASAGKKRFYYGEIHKERPPDTKVVKDVLLYENKNFTFHRVMGMFAIAQFTFWIYLSNFAYSEMRVVQRAEQSVYGDKGVPEDKKKKFSLAGLNFHLGSSAWRYGLVTMSVVMGSLIMSAVWMYSRRNVHQLVLRRGGQKCTVVPFGFFGRTYQFTVPLTKMTCLHGRDSVKSNLPIKVKGRMFFFLLDKQGKFYNARLFDFTAGMRRIIEK